In the Pogoniulus pusillus isolate bPogPus1 chromosome 4, bPogPus1.pri, whole genome shotgun sequence genome, one interval contains:
- the RPAP3 gene encoding RNA polymerase II-associated protein 3 encodes MSAPNKALELQLQIKQNAEELQDFMRELESWEKDIKEVDSELRKQSGVPEENLPPIRSKAFKKKKKSKSKVPSKITTEENKKNKIKSYDYEAWGKLDVDKILEELDKEDSTHDSVSPESDSEEDGIRIDTEKALAEKEKGNNYFKQGNFDEAIKCYTRGMHSDPYNPVLPTNRASAFYRMKKFSVAESDCNLALALDKNYTKAYARRGAARFALKNLQGAKEDYEKVLELDANNFEAKNELKKIYQALSSKEPPEQKELEDAVRPELTDTEKQRIEDQQLKQKAIAEKDLGNGYFKEGKYEAAIECYTRGIAADGTNALLPANRAMAYLKIEKYEEAENDCTQALLLDASYSKAFARRGAARVALGKLEEAVQDFEAVLKLEPGNKQAINELTKIRNELAEKERWTHQDYPAVLIKEEEKKNIVKAIDNPLYLKSTKPLQRIPIEDIDDDTPSMSSAMPSTTTSLNNWRNSVSIETTENQDDHLTAVDIPKAKHLKIEEISDMSPLQLPASVKGISPVLHPSFPVNKQREKEIERSCSSVSSIPPIPANSFQLESDFRKLKDCLENMYLYLKQIEPSLYQKLFQKSLDPDLFNQILKILHDFYIEKEEPALILEILQRLSELKRFDMAVMFMSGSEKKITQALFNHVNRMGLKDTSVEELERKYGIFSW; translated from the exons ATGAGTGCACCAAATAAAGCACTGGAACTACAGCTGCAAATCAAGCAAAatgctgaagagctgcaggaTTTTATGAGAGaactggagagctgggaaaAAGATATTAAAGAAGTAGATTCTGAACTAAGGAAACAAAGTGGTGTCCCAGAAGAG AACTTGCCACCAATTCGAAGCAAGGCTttcaagaaaaagaagaaaagcaaaagtaaaGTCCCTTCAAAGATAACCACtgaggaaaacaagaaaaacaagATCAAGTCTTACGATTATGAAGCTTGGGGAAAACTTGATGTG GATAAAATACTTGAAGAACTTGATAAAGAAGATAGCACTCATGATTCTGTATCTCCGGAATCGGACTCTGAAGAAGATGGAATTCGTATAGATACAGAAAAGGCtcttgcagagaaggaaaag GGCAATAACTACTTTAAACAAGGGAACTTTGATGAAGCTATAAAGTGCTATACTAGAGGGATGCACTCTGATCCATACAATCCAGTATTGCCCACAAACAGAGCGTCAGCTTTTTATAGAATGAAAAA GTTTTCTGTTGCAGAATCTGACTGCAATTTAGCACTGGCTTTAGATAAAAATTACACAAAGGCTTATGCCAGAAGAGGGGCTGCTCGCTTTGCTTTGAAAAATCTTCAAGGTGCTAAAGAAG ATTATGAGAAAGTTTTAGAACTGGATGCAAACAACTTTGAAGCAAAAAATGAACTGAAGAAAATATATCAG GCTCTATCATCAAAAGAACCTCCAGAACAGAAAGAGCTTGAAGATGCTGTCAGACCAGAATTAACAGACACTGAGAAACAGCGCATTGAGGACCAGCAGCTCAAGCAGAAGGCTATTGCAGAAAAAGATTTG GGTAATGGTTATTTCAAAGAAGGGAAATATGAGGCTGCAATAGAATGTTACACCCGTGGTATAGCAGCAGATGGCACCAATGCTCTTCTGCCAGCTAACAGAGCAATGGCCTACCTGAAGATTGAAAA ATATGAAGAGGCAGAAAATGACTGTACACAAGCTCTGCTCCTAGATGCATCCTATTCTAAAGCCTTTGCCAGAAGAGGAGCTGCCAGAGTTGCTCTTGGAAAGCTAGAAGAAGCTGTGCAAG ATTTTGAAGCTGTTCTGAAGCTGGAACCTGGAAATAAACAAGCTATAAATGAACTAACTAAAATAAGGAAT GAATTAGCTGAGAAAGAGAGGTGGACTCATCAAGATTATCCTGCAGTACTGataaaagaagaggagaaaaaaaatatagtgAAAGCGATTGATAATCCATTATACCTGAAATCAACA AAGCCTTTGCAAAGAATACCCATTGAAGATATTGATGATGACACACCATCTATGTCATCAGCAATGCCCAGCACTACTACTTCACTCAATAACTGGAGGAATTCAGTGAGCATTGAAACAACAGAGAATCAGGATGATCATTTGACTGCCGTGGACATTCCAAAAGCAAAGCACTTGAAAATAGAAGAAATCAGTGATATGTCACCATTGCA GCTTCCTGCTAGTGTGAAAGGAATTTCACCAGTGTTGCATCCTTCATTCCCTGTGaacaaacagagagaaaaagaaatcgaAAGGTCATGTAGCTCTGTTTCTTCAATCCCTCCCATTCCTGCAAATTCTTTCCAGCTTGAATCTGACTTCAGAAAGTTGAAAGATTGTCTGGAAAATATGTACTTGTACCTGAAG CAAATAGAGCCTTCACTTTATCAAAAACTGTTCCAGAAATCCTTAGATCCAGACTTGTTTAACCAGATACTGAAAATTCTGCATGATTTCTACATTGA GAAAGAGGAACCAGCACTCATCCTTGAAATCCTCCAGAGGCTATCTGAATTAAAAAGATTTGATATGGCAGTAATGTTTATGTCAGGCTCAGAGAAAAAAA TTACACAAGCATTGTTCAATCATGTGAACCGCATGGGATTGAAAGATACATCTGTTGAAGAATTGGAGAGGAAGTATGGCATTTTCTCTTGGTGA
- the ATP23 gene encoding mitochondrial inner membrane protease ATP23 homolog, with translation MEQGEAGSSPLAGEKAGEEEDDFGYRLFPDRKKPPQSFLVRSLFTFHNKCQLMLRMTLETNPYAQLLLEAMKQSGCTVFNDRHFSCENCDGCVSGGFDSATSQIVLCQNNIRQQSHMNRVVTHELIHAFDHCRAHVDWFQNVKHLACSEIRAANLSGDCTLMNEIARFKFGLKGHHQTCVRDRAIRSILAVRKVSKETAEKAVDEVFDACFNDLEPFGRIPHSRTDAKRAYRDFQNRDRYNANL, from the exons ATGGAGCAAGGAGAGGCTGGTTCGTCACCGCTGGCCGGGGAGaaagcaggggaggaggaggatgacttCGGTTACCGACTCTTCCCGGACCGGAAGAAGCCGCCGCAGAGTTTCTTAGTCCGCAGCTTATTCACTTTTCACAACAAGTGCCAGCTCATGCTGAGGATGACCCTAGAAACAA ATCCATATGCTCAGCTTCTTCTTGAGGCTATGAAGCAGTCTGGCTG cacTGTCTTCAATGACCGACACTTCTCTTGTGAGAACTGCGATGGCTGTGTCAGTGGAGGTTTTGATTCTGCCACATCTCAA ATTGTTCTGTGTCAGAACAACATTCGTCAGCAATCACATATGAACCGAGTGGTCACACATGAATTGATTCATGCTTTTGATCACTGCCGTGCACATGTGGACTGGTTTCAAAATGTCAAACACTTAGCATGTTCAGAA ATTCGAGCTGCTAATCTCAGTGGAGACTGTACACTGATGAATGAAATAGCCAGGTTTAAATTTGGATTAAAAGGACATCATCAG ACTTGTGTACGAGACAGAGCAATTCGTTCCATTTTGGCTGTTAGAAAAGTTAGCAAAGAAACGGCAGAAAAAGCTGTGGATGAAGTTTTTGATGCCTGCTTCAATGATCTGGAACCTTTTGGAAGAATTCCACACAGCAGAACAGATGCAAAACGTGCTTATAGAGACTTTCAGAACAGAGATCGCTATAATGCTAAtttgtaa